From Acipenser ruthenus chromosome 23, fAciRut3.2 maternal haplotype, whole genome shotgun sequence, the proteins below share one genomic window:
- the LOC117412822 gene encoding uncharacterized protein LOC117412822 gives MKPSRGLDTSYKPPERSKRGYSLTAGTGATSGCGKTTPMCRSGQRMMMLPPCLLVACLLLGFGRAALSWTGETPLLQPGNATPNLDSFHTNSPSEDDDGGETASTGPALKPEDPGLICYEDRMTLKLPGTGVKALRVRVKNRLLPVTSLAGFCKYSVTFSGGYSLFTTSFKGCNVKIQEINGISSFVLTVFFARRGGAGLVMRCPQSTPKPLPSAACGVTTVTFELPEGPLEEVTIIDRSGLEMLIKDAPDECAFYLMKGDGMNVLTISYYAKDEGCPLQTQNDTLVFHVTYKDAEGRPGSIEQGCLPFEPPAVCGPTSMSTDLPEGPLDQVFILDGKNNLVAVKANGSCGYGLVQGIGKNYFMAPYDACDVLKQNIDGHVHYSLSVSFSDVNEVTRLRHMKCRVLAKREVLPPHPAGVSVSCSEGCMTVLLPAGPLDLVKVKDDSNNLVGVQSAPSACGYTLEEKDGKTVFTVSYTACHVKTLNNLYVLTVLFTPYSSRQREVTVSSCPVPPNPIPQEGCLIPAEQQLPCGPSKLSPALCRARGCCMNPKTRRCFYPLEMCTADEQFVFAVYRKFFNPEVNPASLALAGDQSCLPVRCTPDYAIFKFPVTGCGTRTFVVGETRVYLAEVQSLIQRRQWTYGLVTSDSPFSLLVECRYSKGNVASTGFLVKTPTDLRPAPHLGVFQVQLQIAKDGTFSQFYPSSSLPVSLLLGSRVYLELRLINPTDPSLVLLVHYCIAYPRSSSAVWVLLYQGCPNVLDYGSSASLHVDSQPPHSKFRRRFSLRTFQFLSSGLALDEEISFMCSTEVCSPDQRRCNEGCFDGRDTPISVDPSLRLRCAGNPCPGRVLLEGG, from the exons ATGAAGCCCTCGCGCGGTCTCGACACCTCTTATAAACCCCCAGAGCGCAGTAAGCGAGGATACAGCCTGACTGCAGGGACTGGAGCGACAAGTGGCTGCGGGAAAACAACACCAATGTGTCGGAGCGGGCAGAGGATGATGATGCTGCCGCCTTGCTTACTTGTGGCGTGCTTGCTGCTTGGATTCGGCCGGGCCGCCTTGTCTTGGACCGGGGAgaccccgctgctgcagcctgggAATGCGACTCCCAACCTCG ACTCCTTCCACACTAACAGCCCAAGCGAGGATGATGACGGCGGCGAGACAGCCTCCACCGGCCCGGCTCTTAAACCGGAGGATCCCGGATTAATCTGCTACGAGGATAGAATGACACTCAAGCTACCCGGCACTGGCGTGAAGGCGCTCCGTGTGCGAG tgAAGAATCGACTCCTTCCAGTGACGAGCCTGGCCGGGTTTTGCAAGTACAGCGTGACGTTTAGTGGGGGCTACAGCTTGTTCACGACGTCATTCAAGGGCTGCAACGTGAAGATACAG GAAATCAACGGGATCTCCTcctttgttctcaccgtgttctTCGCAAGGAGAGGGGGTGCAGGGCTGGTGATGAGGTGTCCACAGAGCACCCCCAAACCTCTCCCCAGCGCAGCCTGTGGGGTCACCACTGTGACCTTTGAACTGCCAGAGGGACCCCTAGAGGAGGTCACAATCATAG ACCGGTCTGGTTTGGAGATGCTGATCAAAGACGCCCCAGATGAATGTGCTTTCTACCTGATGAAGGGAGACGGGATGAATGTGCTCACAATCTCTTACTATGCCAAGGATGAAGGCTGTCCTCTTCAAACACAG AACGATACCCTGGTCTTCCATGTGACGTACAAGGACGCGGAGGGACGGCCAGGCTCCATAGAGCAGGGGTGTCTCCCATTCGAACCCCCTGCTGTCTGTGGCCCCACCAGCATGAGTACAGATCTTCCAGAGGGGCCACTAGACCAGGTCTTCATCCTGG ATGGGAAGAACAACCTGGTTGCTGTGAAGGCCAATGGCAGCTGTGGCTATGGGCTGGTCCAGGGGATTGGGAAGAACTACTTTATGGCTCCTTACGATGCTTGTGATGTGCTGAAACAG AACATTGACGGCCATGTCCATTACTCGCTGTCCGTTTCGTTCTCTGATGTAAACGAGGTGACTCGCTTGAGGCATATGAAGTGCCGTGTCTTGGCTAAGCGTGAGGTCCTCCCTCCCCACCCTGCTGGTGTCTCGGTCTCCTGCAGTGAGGGGTGCATGACGGTGCTGCTGCCTGCCGGTCCCCTCGACCTGGTCAAAGTCAAGG ATGACTCCAATAATctggttggggtgcagtctgcaCCAAGTGCTTGTGGCTACACTCTAGAGGAGAAGGATGGAAAGACTGTCTTCACAGTGTCTTACACGGCCTGCCATGTCAAGACCTTG AATAACTTGTATGTCCTGACGGTGCTCTTCACCCCCTACTCCTCTCGCCAGAGGGAGGTGACGGTATCTTCCTGCCCTGTACCCCCAAATCCCATCCCCCAAGAAG gcTGTCTGATCCCAGCTGAGCAGCAGCTTCCCTGTGGCCCCTCTAAGCTCTCTCCAGCGCTGTGCCGGGCTAGAGGCTGCTGCATGAACCCCAAAACCCGCCGCTGCTTCTACCCTCTAGAGA tgtgcACGGCAGACGAGCagtttgtgtttgctgtttacCGCAAGTTTTTCAATCCTGAGGTCAACCCTGCCAGTCTGGCGCTCGCTGGGGACCAGTCCTGCCTCCCAGTTCGCTGCACTCCAGACTATGCCATCTTCAAATTCCCAGTCACTGGCTGTGGGACCCGCACCTTT GTTGTGGGGGAGACTAGAGTCTACCTGGCTGAGGTGCAGAGCTTGATCCAACGCAGACAGTGGACCTACGGGCTCGTAACCAGCGACAGTCCCTTTAG TCTCCTTGTGGAATGTCGTTATTCTAAAGGGAACGTGGCCAGCACTGGGTTCCTGGTGAAGACCCCCACAGACCTCCGCCCTGCCCCTCACCTGGGGGTGTTTCAGGTGCAGTTACAGATTGCTAAAG atgGGACCTTCTCCCAGTTCTACCCCTCCTCCAGCCTGCCCGTGAGTCTCCTCCTGGGGAGCAGAGTTTACCTTGAGCTGCGTCTGATCAACCCCACTGACCCCAGCCTGGTTCTGCTGGTGCACTACTGCATTGCTTACCCACGCTCCTCCAGTGCTGTGTGGGTGCTGCTGTACCAGGG TTGTCCAAATGTCCTGGATTACGGCAGCTCTGCGTCTCTGCACGTGGACAGCCAGCCCCCCCACTCCAAATTCAGACGACGCTTCAGTCTCCGAACATTCCAGTTCCTGAGCAGTGGGCTAGCCCTGGACGAGGAG ATCTCCTTCATGTGCTCCactgaagtctgttctccagaccaGCGCCGCTGCAATGAGGGTTGCTTTGATGGGAGAG ACACTCCCATCTCGGTCGACCCCAGTTTGAGACTGCGCTGTGCTGGTAATCCCTGCCCGGGGAGGGTGCTGCTGGAGGGAGGCTAG
- the LOC117412821 gene encoding uncharacterized protein LOC117412821: protein MKPSRGLDTSYKPPERSKRGYSLTAGTGATSGCGKTTPMCRSGQRMMMLPPCLLVACLLLGFGRAALSWTGETPLLQPGNATPNLDSFHTNVPSEDDDGGETASTGPALKPEDPGLICYEDRMTLKLPGTGVKALRVRVKNRLLPVASLAGFCKYSVTFSGGYSLFTTSFKGCNVKIQEINGISSFVLTVFFARTGGAGLVMRCPQSTPKSLPSAACGVTTVTFELPEGPLEEVTIIDRSGLEMLIKDAPDECAFYLMKGDGMNVLTISYYAKDEGCPLQTQVQGQSSKAGSRRYSNQSSSQKNTLVFHVTYKDAEGRPGSIEQECLPLEPPAVCGPSSMSTDLPEGPLDQVFILDGKNNLVAVKANGSCGYGLVQGIGKNYFMAPYDACDVLKQNIDGHVHYSLSVSFSDVNEVTRLRHMKCRVLAKREILPPHPAGVSVSCSEGCMTVLLPAGPLDLVKVKDDSNNLVGVQSAPSACGYTLEEKDGKTVFTVSYTACHVKTLNNLYVLTVLFTPYSSRQREVTVSSCPIPPNPIPQEGCLIPAEQQLPCGPSKLSPALCRWVHGHSWLFKSLYWIQSLSLSSVCTADEQFVFAVYRKSFNPEVNPASLALAGDQSCLPVLCTPDYAIFKFPVTGCGTCTFVVGETRVYLAEVQSLIQRRQWTYGLVTSDRPFSLLVECRYSKGNVASTGFLVKTPTDLRPAPHLGVFQVQLQIAKDGTFSQFYPSSSLPVSLLLGSRVYLELRLINPTDPSLVLLVHYCIAYPRSSSAVWVLLYQGCPNVLDYGSSASLHVDGQPPHSKFRRRFSLRTFQFLSSGLALDEEISFMCSTEVCSPDQRRCNEGCFDGRDTPISVDPSMRLRCAGNPCPGRVMLEGA, encoded by the exons ATGAAGCCCTCGCGCGGTCTCGACACCTCTTATAAACCCCCAGAGCGCAGTAAGCGAGGATACAGCCTGACTGCAGGGACTGGAGCGACAAGTGGCTGCGGGAAAACAACACCAATGTGTCGGAGCGGGCAGAGGATGATGATGCTGCCGCCTTGCTTACTTGTGGCGTGCTTGCTGCTTGGATTCGGCCGGGCCGCCTTGTCTTGGACCGGGGAgaccccgctgctgcagcctgggAATGCGACTCCCAACCTCG ACTCCTTCCACACTAACGTCCCAAGCGAGGATGATGACGGCGGCGAGACAGCCTCCACCGGCCCGGCTCTTAAACCGGAGGATCCCGGATTAATCTGCTACGAGGATAGAATGACACTCAAGCTACCCGGCACTGGCGTGAAGGCGCTCCGTGTGCGAG TGAAGAATCGCCTCCTTCCAGTGGCGAGCCTGGCCGGGTTTTGCAAGTACAGCGTGACGTTTAGTGGGGGCTACAGCTTGTTCACGACGTCATTCAAGGGCTGCAACGTGAAGATACAG GAAATCAACGGGATCTCCTCCTTTGTGCTCACCGTGTTCTTCGCAAGGACAGGGGGTGCAGGGCTGGTGATGAGGTGTCCACAGAGCACCCCCAAATCTCTCCCCAGCGCAGCCTGTGGGGTCACCACTGTGACCTTTGAACTGCCAGAGGGACCCCTAGAGGAGGTCACAATCATAG ACCGGTCTGGTTTGGAGATGCTGATCAAAGACGCCCCAGATGAATGTGCTTTCTACCTGATGAAGGGAGACGGGATGAATGTGCTCACAATCTCTTACTATGCCAAGGATGAAGGCTGTCCTCTTCAAACACAGGTACAAGGTCAAAGC TCTAAAGCCGGCTCAAGGCGCTATTCTAACCAGTCTTCCTCCCAGAAAAATACCCTGGTCTTCCATGTGACGTACAAGGACGCGGAGGGACGGCCAGGCTCCATAGAGCAGGAGTGTCTCCCATTAGAACCCCCTGCTGTCTGTGGCCCCTCCAGCATGAGTACAGATCTTCCAGAGGGGCCACTAGACCAGGTCTTCATCCTGG ATGGGAAGAACAACCTGGTTGCTGTGAAGGCCAATGGCAGTTGTGGCTATGGGCTGGTCCAGGGGATTGGGAAGAACTACTTTATGGCTCCTTACGATGCTTGTGATGTGCTGAAACAG AACATTGACGGCCATGTCCATTACTCGCTGTCCGTTTCGTTCTCTGATGTAAACGAGGTGACTCGCTTGAGGCATATGAAGTGCCGTGTCTTGGCTAAGCGTGAGATCCTCCCTCCCCACCCTGCTGGTGTCTCTGTCTCCTGCAGTGAGGGGTGCATGACGGTGCTGCTGCCTGCCGGTCCCCTCGACCTGGTCAAAGTCAAGG ATGACTCCAATAATctggttggggtgcagtctgcaCCAAGTGCTTGTGGCTACACTCTAGAGGAGAAGGATGGAAAGACCGTCTTCACAGTGTCTTACACGGCCTGCCATGTCAAGACCTTG AATAACTTGTATGTCCTGACGGTGCTCTTCACCCCCTACTCCTCTCGCCAGAGGGAGGTGACGGTATCTTCCTGCCCTATACCCCCAAATCCCATCCCCCAAGAAG gcTGTCTGATCCCAGCTGAGCAGCAGCTTCCCTGTGGCCCCTCTAAGCTCTCTCCAGCGCTGTGCCGG TGGGTTCATGGTCATTCTTGGCTGTTTAAAAGCCTGTATTGgattcaatctctctctctctcctcagtgtgcACGGCAGACGAGCagtttgtgtttgctgtttacCGCAAGTCTTTCAATCCTGAGGTCAACCCTGCCAGTCTGGCGCTCGCTGGGGACCAGTCCTGCCTCCCAGTTCTCTGCACTCCAGACTATGCCATCTTCAAATTCCCAGTCACTGGCTGTGGGACCTGCACCTTT GTTGTGGGGGAGACTAGAGTCTACCTGGCTGAGGTGCAGAGCTTGATCCAACGCAGACAGTGGACCTACGGGCTCGTAACCAGCGACCGTCCCTTTAG TCTCCTTGTGGAATGTCGTTATTCTAAAGGGAACGTGGCCAGCACTGGGTTCCTGGTGAAGACCCCCACAGACCTCCGCCCTGCCCCTCACCTGGGGGTGTTTCAGGTGCAGTTACAGATTGCTAAAG atgGGACCTTCTCCCAGTTCTACCCCTCCTCCAGCCTGCCCGTGAGTCTCCTCCTGGGGAGCAGAGTTTACCTCGAGCTGCGTCTGATCAACCCCACTGACCCCAGCCTGGTTCTGCTGGTGCACTACTGCATTGCTTACCCACGCTCCTCCAGTGCTGTGTGGGTGCTGCTGTACCAGGG TTGTCCAAATGTCCTGGATTACGGCAGCTCTGCGTCTCTGCACGTGGACGGCCAGCCCCCCCACTCCAAATTCAGACGACGCTTCAGTCTCCGAACATTCCAGTTCCTGAGCAGTGGGCTAGCCCTGGACGAGGAG ATCTCCTTCATGTGCTCCactgaagtctgttctccagaccaGCGCCGCTGCAATGAGGGTTGCTTTGATGGGAGAG ACACTCCCATCTCAGTCGACCCCAGTATGAGACTGCGCTGTGCTGGTAATCCCTGCCCAGGGAGGGTGATGCTGGAGGGAGCCTAG
- the LOC117413051 gene encoding uncharacterized protein LOC117413051, translated as MVEIAGREINGISSFVLTVFFARTGGAGLVMRCPQSTPKSLPSSACGVTTVTFELPEGPLGEVTITDRSGLEMLIKDAPDECAFYLMKGDGMNVLTISYYAKDEGCPLQTQNNTLVFHVTYKDAEGRPGSIEQGCLPFEPPAVCGPTSMSTDLPEGPLDQVFILDGKNSLVAVKVNGSCGYGLVQGIGKNYFMAPYDACDVLKQNIDGHVHYSLSVSFSDVNEVTRLRHMKCRVLAKREILPPPSLPPHPAGVSVSCSEGCMTVLLPAGPLDLVKVKDDSNNLVGVQSAPSACGYTLEEKDGKTVFTVSYTARPAPHLGVFQVQLQIAKDGTFSQFYPSSSLPVSLLLGSRVYLELRLINPTDPSLVLLVHYCIAYPRSSSAVWVLLYQGCPNVLDYGSSASLHVDGQPPPLQIQTTLQSPNIPVPEQWASPGRGDLLHVLH; from the exons atggtagaaatagcaggTAGA GAAATCAACGGGATCTCCTCCTTCGTGCTCACTGTGTTCTTCGCAAGGACAGGGGGTGCAGGGCTGGTGATGAGGTGTCCACAGAGCACCCCCAAATCTCTCCCCAGCTCAGCCTGTGGGGTCACCACTGTGACCTTTGAACTGCCAGAGGGACCCCTAGGGGAGGTCACAATCACAG ACCGGTCTGGTTTGGAGATGCTGATCAAAGACGCCCCAGATGAATGTGCTTTCTACCTGATGAAGGGAGACGGGATGAATGTGCTCACAATCTCTTACTATGCCAAGGATGAAGGCTGTCCTCTTCAAACACAG AACAATACCCTGGTCTTCCATGTGACGTACAAGGACGCGGAGGGACGGCCAGGCTCCATAGAGCAGGGGTGTCTCCCATTCGAACCCCCTGCTGTCTGTGGCCCCACCAGCATGAGTACAGATCTTCCAGAGGGGCCACTAGACCAGGTCTTCATCCTGG ATGGGAAGAACAGCCTGGTTGCTGTGAAGGTCAATGGCAGCTGTGGCTATGGGCTGGTCCAGGGGATTGGGAAGAACTACTTTATGGCTCCTTACGATGCTTGTGATGTGCTGAAACAG AACATTGACGGCCATGTCCATTACTCGCTGTCCGTTTCGTTCTCTGATGTAAACGAGGTGACTCGCTTGAGGCATATGAAGTGCCGTGTCTTGGCTAAGCGTGagatcctccctcctccctctctccctccccacccTGCTGGTGTCTCGGTCTCCTGCAGTGAGGGGTGCATGACGGTGCTGCTGCCTGCCGGTCCCCTCGATCTGGTCAAAGTCAAGG ATGACTCCAATAATctggttggggtgcagtctgcaCCAAGTGCTTGTGGCTACACTCTAGAGGAGAAGGATGGAAAGACCGTCTTCACAGTGTCTTACACGGCCCGCCCTGCCCCTCACCTGGGGGTGTTTCAGGTGCAGTTACAGATTGCTAAAG atgGGACCTTCTCCCAGTTCTACCCCTCCTCCAGCCTGCCCGTGAGTCTCCTCCTGGGAAGCAGAGTTTACCTTGAGCTGCGTCTGATCAACCCCACTGACCCCAGCCTGGTTCTGCTGGTGCACTACTGCATTGCTTACCCACGCTCCTCCAGTGCTGTGTGGGTGCTGCTGTACCAGGG TTGTCCAAATGTCCTGGATTACGGCAGCTCTGCGTCTCTGCACGTGGACGGCCAGCCCCCCCCACTCCAAATTCAGACGACGCTTCAGTCTCCGAACATTCCAGTTCCTGAGCAGTGGGCTAGCCCTGGACGAGGAG ATCTCCTTCATGTGCTCCactga
- the LOC131699688 gene encoding uncharacterized protein LOC131699688 produces the protein MKPSRGLDTSYKPPERSKRGYSLTAGTGATSGCGKTTPMCRSGQRMMMLPPCLLVACLLLGFGRAALSWTGETPLLQPGNATPNLDSFHTNVPSEDDDGGETASTGPALKPEDPGLICYEDRMTLKLPGTGVKALRVRVKNRLLPVASLAGFCKYSVTFSGGYSLFTTSFKGCNVKIQASCFNSFLLWVWRIQRLWIQQDAPQSLEII, from the exons ATGAAGCCCTCGCGCGGTCTCGACACCTCTTATAAACCCCCAGAGCGCAGTAAGCGAGGATACAGCCTGACTGCAGGGACTGGAGCGACAAGTGGCTGCGGGAAAACAACACCAATGTGTCGGAGCGGGCAGAGGATGATGATGCTGCCGCCTTGCTTACTTGTGGCGTGCTTGCTGCTTGGATTCGGCCGGGCCGCCTTGTCTTGGACCGGGGAgaccccgctgctgcagcctgggAATGCGACTCCCAACCTCG ACTCCTTCCACACTAACGTCCCAAGCGAGGATGATGACGGCGGCGAGACAGCCTCCACCGGCCCGGCTCTTAAACCGGAGGATCCCGGATTAATCTGCTACGAGGATAGAATGACACTCAAGCTACCCGGCACTGGCGTGAAGGCGCTCCGTGTGCGAG TGAAGAATCGCCTCCTTCCAGTGGCGAGCCTGGCCGGGTTTTGCAAGTACAGCGTGACGTTTAGTGGGGGCTACAGCTTGTTCACGACGTCATTCAAGGGCTGCAACGTGAAGATACAGGCAAGTTGCTTCAACTCCTTTTTACTGTGGGTTTGGAGAATTCAGAGACTCTGGATCCAACAGGATGCtcctcaatcactagaaataatttaa